GGCGATTCGGCTTTCAAATTTGACGCAGCCTATTACGTTGCGATGAGTTATTTAAAAGAGCGTAAGCATAAAGAATGCAAGCTATGGCTTAGCAAGGTTCCCCGCGGAACTGCTAAATATACCAGTGCAAAAGAACTGGAAGCTAAATTATAAAATTGCCTTTACAAACAACAAAAGAGGGAGTTCATCATTAACGATGAACTCCCTCTTAGCGTTTAAAAGCAAGTGCTTATTTTCTGGTGTTAATACCCAAATATCTGTTCTAAGCTCAGTTTGGTAACAGGGCCAAATTTCTGCATATCGTCCATTTTTACTTTGTTTTCTGATGCTACAATACAGTAATTGTACGTTTTCCCTGCAATATGATTGGCATGGAAAGCCTTCACATCAGCATAAGTCAAAGTTTTTAAACTGTTATAGGTATCAATCCTCGAGTCATGGTCAAAGCCTAGTTTTTGATCTGCAAAATAGCTTTTAATGATGTCATCTTTGATAATCCTGTTGGTTTCTATGGTATTCAGGGCATTGCTTTTTGATGCATAAAAAGCCTTGTCAATTTGTGGTAACGTTGTTAGCAATTCATTCATACCCGCAACTGCCTCATTCATTTTATCTGCCTGACTGCCAATGTAGGCAACAATAGCATTCTCTTTCTCTTTTTGATCTGGTGAAGAATAATAAGCATAAGTGGAGTAAGCTAAGGCTTTAGACTCGCGAAGCGTCTGGAACACAATAGAACCCATACCGCCACCAAAATAGCTGTTAAAGAGTTCTACATTGCCGGCATCAGCTGCATTATACAAGCCATCATTGCGTACCCAATTGATTTCAGATTGTACCATATCGTAGTCTGCAAAATACACTTGATTTGCGGTAGTTGCGGCGTAATTGAATTTTACCGGATTAGCTGCAGGAGTAAAGGCACTTGGTAAAGGATGCAGTTTGCTCATTTCAGTGGTAAAGTCAGTTGCTGATTTTGGACCGTAATAGGTGATGGTATGCTTGTAATTATTAATGTTGTGTAAAATATAAAGCAACTCCTGGGTATTCATGTTATTGATCTCATCATTACTCAATACGGTATTTGTTGGGTTAACCGCACCATATCTTGCATAACTCACCAAGCCACCTAAAATTGCTTTTTTATTGGTTTTATTATTTTGTCTGGCTTTTAAGATGCTGCTTTTTAATTCTTTTAAGGCAGATTCATTGGCTTTACAATTCGCGAAAATGTGCTCCGTTAAACTAACCGCTTTATCAAAGTTCTCCTGTAATCCACTAATGTTAATGGTTACCACTTCATTCCCAACATTCATGCTATAGGTACAGGCAATGTTGTAAAAAGCCTTGCTAATTTCTTCTGCGGTATATTTATCAGTACTTAAGAAAGGCAGGTATTGGGCAGCATAAGGTAAAAGTTTATAATTGTAAGCACCCATGTCAAATTTGTACGATAGGCGGAAAATACTATTATCTGTGTTTTTAACACTAATTACATCAGCTATGCCCACCTTTCCAAAAGTAAGGTCTTTCTTATAATCTAAAAATTTAGGACTCACCGCCTTCAGTTTAGCATCAATGATACCTTGGGTAAAGGCAGAAGTTGCATCAACATTAGGATTGATTGGTGTAATCAAAGGCTTTTCAACCTTCAATACATTTTTATCTTCAGCCTTATGTTTATAACCCACTACATAATTGTCTTTAAAAAACTGGTTTGCAAAATCTACTACCTGCTTTTTGGTGATTTTAGCCATTGCATCCGGGCCATTTAAAGATTGGTTCCATTTGCTGCCACGGTTTAAAACAAATTCGCTCATCAGTGCATCTACACGGTAACTGTTTTCATCAAAAGCCTGCAATAAACCCAACTTGCTGTTGGCTACCGTGGCTTTAATCAAGCTTTCATCGAAGTCACCGTTTTTAAGCAATGAAATTTGTTCCATTAACAAGGCCTTTGCCTGTTCCAAAGTTTGTCCCTGCTTAGGCTGGGCAGACAGGTAGAAAATTCCATAGTCTTTCATTTGCTCGTAACCTGCACCGGCCGACAATACTTTTTGTGCCGTGTTTAAATTGATGTCTATCAGGCCAGCTTTTCCATTTGAGAGGATACTTCCAATAAGGTCAAGCAACAAACTTTGATTGGAATTCTCTGCATAACCACGATAAAAGATTTGTAGTTTTTCTGCCGTGGGCCCATTGATATCA
The nucleotide sequence above comes from Pedobacter sp. MC2016-14. Encoded proteins:
- a CDS encoding pitrilysin family protein, giving the protein MNKRLLALICFLILGSSLMAQTGYQWKTATSGGYTYKYVTNDPTKARFYTLKNGLTVILSQNNKAPNIEYRMTVRAGSNEDPADHTGLAHYLEHLLFKGTDKFGTTNYAKEKPYLDKIQALYETYNKTTDAVKRKEIYAQIDKLSGEASNISIANEYDKMMKVLGGQSTNAHTSVEETVYNEDLPSNAIDPFLALQAERFRKPILRIFHTELEAVYEEKNRGLDNDDSKMYEAMSSRLFPTHNYGQQTTIGTIAHLKNPSLVAIQKYYDTYYVPNNMAVIMSGDFNPDELIKKIDKAFAYMKSKPVVLYKPAPEKPLTAIQTVDINGPTAEKLQIFYRGYAENSNQSLLLDLIGSILSNGKAGLIDINLNTAQKVLSAGAGYEQMKDYGIFYLSAQPKQGQTLEQAKALLMEQISLLKNGDFDESLIKATVANSKLGLLQAFDENSYRVDALMSEFVLNRGSKWNQSLNGPDAMAKITKKQVVDFANQFFKDNYVVGYKHKAEDKNVLKVEKPLITPINPNVDATSAFTQGIIDAKLKAVSPKFLDYKKDLTFGKVGIADVISVKNTDNSIFRLSYKFDMGAYNYKLLPYAAQYLPFLSTDKYTAEEISKAFYNIACTYSMNVGNEVVTINISGLQENFDKAVSLTEHIFANCKANESALKELKSSILKARQNNKTNKKAILGGLVSYARYGAVNPTNTVLSNDEINNMNTQELLYILHNINNYKHTITYYGPKSATDFTTEMSKLHPLPSAFTPAANPVKFNYAATTANQVYFADYDMVQSEINWVRNDGLYNAADAGNVELFNSYFGGGMGSIVFQTLRESKALAYSTYAYYSSPDQKEKENAIVAYIGSQADKMNEAVAGMNELLTTLPQIDKAFYASKSNALNTIETNRIIKDDIIKSYFADQKLGFDHDSRIDTYNSLKTLTYADVKAFHANHIAGKTYNYCIVASENKVKMDDMQKFGPVTKLSLEQIFGY